A genome region from Nocardia sp. NBC_01730 includes the following:
- a CDS encoding glyoxalase — MNISTDQTTIESVILEVSDTAAAAAFYAAAFGLGDKVRVRASEAPTTGFRGFILSLVVSQPSTVDSLIGTAADAGATTLKPAKKSFWGYGGVVQAPDGAIWKVATSSKKDTGPATRDVDDFVVLLGVDNVKATKQYYVDRGLAVAKSFGSKYVEFDTPPSSVKLALYGRRAAAKDAGVPPEGTGSHRIVIGGGIGPFADPDGFAWEVAPV, encoded by the coding sequence ATGAACATCAGCACTGATCAGACCACTATCGAGTCCGTCATCCTCGAGGTGTCCGACACCGCGGCCGCCGCGGCCTTCTACGCCGCCGCGTTCGGCCTCGGCGACAAGGTGCGCGTCCGCGCCTCGGAGGCGCCGACGACCGGCTTTCGTGGCTTCATACTGTCGCTCGTGGTGTCTCAGCCGAGCACCGTCGACAGCCTCATCGGCACCGCTGCCGACGCGGGCGCGACGACGCTGAAGCCTGCCAAGAAGAGCTTCTGGGGCTATGGCGGCGTCGTCCAGGCTCCGGACGGTGCGATCTGGAAGGTCGCGACGTCGTCGAAGAAGGACACCGGCCCAGCCACCAGGGATGTCGACGATTTCGTGGTGCTCCTCGGGGTCGACAACGTCAAGGCGACCAAGCAGTACTACGTCGACCGCGGCCTGGCCGTGGCGAAGAGCTTCGGCAGCAAGTACGTCGAGTTCGACACCCCACCGTCTTCGGTCAAGCTGGCGCTCTACGGGCGCCGTGCCGCCGCCAAGGACGCAGGCGTCCCACCGGAGGGGACCGGGTCGCACCGGATCGTCATCGGCGGCGGTATCGGGCCCTTTGCCGACCCGGACGGGTTCGCGTGGGAGGTCGCCCCGGTCTGA
- a CDS encoding NAD(P)-dependent oxidoreductase, protein MTGASRFLISLLAHSQLLSGCSRLCRTHQTPARPGCDTRDRCRTSRGRPVTGARSPANGPTGRLLTGQALAAGHQVAALTRQPDSFPLHHDRLEVIGTDVLDPVAVDAAVAGRDAVLSTLGVPAGKEPISAYSRGAANFVTAMQRHGCVGSPWSARARSTRTRTPTAGFCSTEYYCHT, encoded by the coding sequence GTGACCGGCGCTTCTCGATTCCTGATCAGTCTGCTCGCCCATAGCCAACTCCTGTCTGGTTGCTCTCGACTGTGCCGCACACACCAGACGCCGGCTCGGCCCGGTTGCGACACCCGCGATCGGTGCCGCACGTCACGTGGCCGGCCTGTCACAGGGGCGCGGTCGCCGGCCAATGGCCCCACCGGCCGCCTGCTCACCGGCCAGGCACTCGCCGCCGGACATCAGGTCGCCGCGCTCACCCGGCAGCCGGACTCATTTCCGCTGCACCATGATCGGCTCGAGGTAATCGGAACCGACGTGCTCGATCCGGTGGCCGTCGATGCCGCCGTGGCCGGGCGGGATGCGGTGCTGTCGACGCTCGGGGTGCCCGCTGGAAAAGAACCGATCAGCGCCTATTCGCGTGGTGCGGCCAATTTTGTCACCGCGATGCAACGGCACGGGTGCGTCGGCTCGCCGTGGTCAGCTCGAGCGAGGTCGACCCGCACCCGTACTCCGACGGCGGGCTTCTGTTCAACCGAGTATTACTGCCATACGTAA